A section of the Leptotrichia sp. HSP-342 genome encodes:
- a CDS encoding class I SAM-dependent methyltransferase produces the protein MKVSQHWEKEKYEKNARFVSVYGEDLIEWLNPQKDEYILDLGCGDGVLTKKITEYGCKVLGLDGSQKFVEAARKIGVEAVQGDAQNMKFENEFDAIFSNAALHWMTNPEKVMEGVSRALKKGGRFVVETGCKGNVEKIENAIFETVEKHNLKAKKCWFFPTPEEKTKLLEKYGLKVKRMITFPRPTLLPTGIKGWLQTFSAPALANVPAEMHEKLIDEITEKVEKELERNENGQILADYVRLRFEAVKE, from the coding sequence ATGAAAGTAAGTCAGCATTGGGAAAAGGAAAAATATGAGAAAAATGCACGTTTTGTATCAGTTTATGGAGAAGATTTGATTGAATGGTTAAATCCTCAAAAAGATGAGTATATTTTGGATTTAGGCTGTGGAGATGGAGTATTGACTAAGAAAATTACTGAATATGGGTGCAAAGTTTTAGGACTTGATGGAAGTCAGAAATTTGTTGAGGCAGCAAGAAAAATTGGGGTTGAAGCAGTACAGGGGGATGCACAGAATATGAAATTTGAAAATGAGTTTGATGCGATTTTTTCCAATGCGGCACTACATTGGATGACTAATCCGGAGAAAGTGATGGAAGGAGTATCTCGAGCCTTGAAAAAAGGTGGACGTTTTGTAGTCGAGACGGGTTGTAAAGGAAATGTGGAAAAAATAGAAAATGCTATTTTTGAAACTGTAGAAAAACATAACCTGAAAGCTAAAAAATGCTGGTTTTTTCCAACTCCAGAAGAAAAAACGAAATTACTTGAAAAATATGGATTAAAAGTCAAAAGAATGATAACTTTTCCCCGTCCTACTTTGCTTCCAACTGGAATAAAGGGATGGCTTCAAACTTTTTCTGCACCTGCTCTTGCAAATGTTCCAGCAGAAATGCATGAAAAACTGATTGATGAAATAACAGAAAAAGTTGAAAAAGAACTGGAAAGAAATGAAAATGGACAAATTTTGGCTGATTATGTCAGATTAAGATTTGAGGCTGTAAAAGAATAG
- the ilvN gene encoding acetolactate synthase small subunit, with translation MIKEHEILIITKNTSGIVSRIMSMFNRRGYSVNKMTAGVTNKPGYARLTLTVDGDDKALNQIQKQVYKIVDVVKVKIFPSEGVIRRELMLIKVKSDAQTRAQIVQIADIYRGKVLDVAPNSLVIELTGNVKKLRGFVEMMKSYGILEIAKTGVVAMSRGEKM, from the coding sequence ATGATTAAGGAGCATGAAATATTAATAATTACAAAAAATACAAGTGGAATTGTATCAAGAATAATGTCTATGTTTAATAGAAGAGGATATTCGGTAAACAAGATGACTGCTGGAGTTACAAACAAGCCAGGTTATGCGAGATTGACACTTACAGTTGATGGTGACGACAAGGCATTAAATCAGATTCAAAAACAAGTTTATAAAATCGTTGATGTTGTGAAAGTAAAGATTTTTCCATCAGAAGGAGTTATAAGGCGTGAACTTATGCTTATAAAAGTAAAATCTGATGCTCAGACAAGAGCTCAAATCGTTCAAATTGCAGACATTTATCGTGGAAAAGTCCTAGATGTGGCACCAAACTCGCTTGTAATAGAACTTACAGGAAATGTGAAAAAATTGCGTGGATTTGTGGAAATGATGAAAAGTTATGGAATACTTGAAATCGCCAAAACAGGGGTTGTAGCAATGAGTAGAGGCGAAAAAATGTAA
- the ilvB gene encoding biosynthetic-type acetolactate synthase large subunit has protein sequence MSNEMINGARMLLECLHRVGVTDMFGYPGGAVIPIYDEIYSFSKIKHYFARHEQGSVHAADGYARVSGKVGVCLATSGPGATNLVTGIMTAHMDSVPLLAITGQVRSNLLGRDAFQETDIVGITVPITKGNYLVQNIKDIPRIIKEAYFIASTGRPGPVLVDIPNDIQQQEISYDEFNKLFDKEVQLEGYEPTYVGHPVQIKRALSLIKKAKKPLIIAGAGVMKSGASKELLELANKMDIPVTTTLLGLGAFPENHELSLGMLGMHGTVPANYATDEADLVIAAGIRFDDRIAGNPSKFCERAKIIHIDIDPAEIDKNKKADVPIVGDLKNVLSEINKELEPQDHKEWTDKVKEWKKEYPLAHRDVGKDKLLPQEVLKAINDILDGDTIVVTDVGQHQMWAAQYMTYKNANSIVTSGGAGTMGFGVPAAIGAQVGARDKKVVLIVGDGGFQMTLEEIMMIRQYNLPVKIVIINNSFLGMVRQWQELFKDRRYSFVDLECNPDFVKIADAYGIKSERLKTKADLENKLKDLILSDEGVILDCIVEKEENVFPMIPAGKTVSQMIGKKGVLEND, from the coding sequence ATGAGTAACGAAATGATAAATGGTGCAAGAATGTTATTGGAATGCCTTCATAGAGTGGGCGTAACTGATATGTTTGGGTATCCTGGTGGAGCAGTAATACCAATTTATGATGAAATTTACAGCTTTAGTAAAATTAAACATTATTTTGCAAGACATGAGCAAGGTTCAGTGCATGCAGCAGATGGATATGCGAGAGTTTCTGGAAAAGTGGGAGTTTGTCTTGCTACTTCGGGACCTGGAGCAACAAATTTAGTTACAGGGATTATGACTGCACATATGGATTCTGTACCATTACTAGCGATAACAGGACAGGTAAGAAGCAACTTGCTTGGTAGAGATGCTTTTCAGGAAACTGATATTGTAGGAATTACTGTTCCAATAACAAAAGGAAATTATTTGGTGCAAAATATTAAAGATATTCCAAGAATTATAAAAGAGGCTTATTTTATAGCTTCAACAGGAAGACCAGGACCTGTACTGGTAGATATTCCAAACGACATTCAACAGCAGGAAATATCTTATGATGAATTTAATAAGCTGTTTGACAAAGAAGTACAGCTGGAAGGATACGAGCCGACTTATGTTGGGCATCCTGTACAGATAAAAAGAGCTTTATCATTGATAAAAAAAGCTAAAAAACCATTAATTATAGCGGGAGCAGGTGTCATGAAATCTGGAGCTTCAAAGGAACTTTTAGAGCTGGCAAATAAAATGGATATTCCAGTAACTACAACTCTTTTAGGACTTGGAGCGTTCCCTGAAAATCATGAATTATCACTTGGAATGCTTGGAATGCATGGTACTGTTCCAGCAAATTATGCCACAGACGAGGCAGATTTGGTAATTGCGGCTGGGATAAGATTTGATGATAGAATCGCAGGAAATCCAAGCAAATTTTGTGAACGTGCAAAAATAATACATATAGATATTGATCCTGCTGAAATTGATAAAAATAAAAAGGCTGATGTGCCGATAGTTGGAGATTTGAAAAATGTGCTTTCTGAAATCAATAAGGAATTGGAGCCACAGGATCACAAAGAATGGACAGATAAAGTAAAAGAATGGAAAAAAGAATATCCATTGGCACATAGAGATGTTGGTAAGGATAAATTGCTTCCACAGGAAGTGTTAAAGGCAATTAACGATATTCTGGATGGGGATACAATTGTTGTAACAGATGTTGGACAGCATCAAATGTGGGCTGCACAATATATGACTTATAAAAATGCAAATAGCATTGTAACTTCAGGTGGAGCTGGAACAATGGGATTTGGAGTGCCAGCAGCAATTGGAGCTCAAGTTGGGGCGAGAGATAAGAAAGTTGTGTTAATTGTTGGAGATGGCGGTTTTCAAATGACGCTTGAAGAAATTATGATGATTAGACAGTATAACTTGCCAGTAAAAATAGTAATTATAAATAATTCATTCTTGGGAATGGTTAGACAATGGCAGGAGTTATTTAAAGATAGAAGATATTCTTTTGTTGATTTGGAATGTAATCCTGATTTTGTGAAAATTGCTGATGCTTATGGTATAAAATCGGAAAGACTGAAGACAAAGGCAGATTTGGAGAATAAATTAAAAGATCTGATTTTATCAGATGAAGGTGTGATACTGGATTGTATCGTTGAAAAGGAAGAAAATGTGTTTCCAATGATACCAGCAGGAAAAACTGTAAGTCAAATGATAGGTAAGAAAGGGGTACTGGAAAATGATTAA
- the ilvA gene encoding threonine ammonia-lyase, producing MHKLYDFIEARERLSTVITKTKLIHSSVFSNETGNDVYIKPENLQRTGSFKLRGAYNKIAKLTEEEKRKGVIASSAGNHAQGVALAAQKLGIKAVIVMPKYTPLIKVEATRQYGAEVILAGEEYDDAYNYARELQQKEGYVFIHPFNDDDVVEGQGTIALEVLEELPDADIILVPLGGGGLISGIALAAKLKNPMIKIIGVEPEGAASAIAALKNGDIVELPETNTIADGTAVRKIGELNFDYIKNYVDDIITISDYELMESFLLLVEKHKIVAENAGVLSVAALRKINEKGKKIVSILSGGNIDVLTISSMINKGLIVRGRIFRFSVDLPDKPGQLVTVSQILSEQNANVIRLDHNQFKNLNRFHDVELQVTVETNGEEHIQKIIEEFNKKGYVVKRLNSQEIE from the coding sequence TTGCATAAACTTTATGATTTTATAGAAGCAAGAGAGAGATTAAGTACTGTGATTACTAAAACTAAATTGATTCACAGTTCGGTATTTTCCAATGAAACTGGAAATGATGTCTATATTAAACCTGAAAATTTACAAAGAACAGGTTCGTTTAAACTTAGGGGAGCGTATAACAAGATTGCAAAATTGACGGAAGAGGAAAAGAGAAAGGGAGTTATTGCTTCATCAGCAGGGAATCATGCTCAGGGTGTGGCTCTTGCAGCTCAAAAACTAGGAATTAAGGCAGTTATTGTAATGCCTAAATACACACCGCTTATAAAGGTGGAAGCAACTCGTCAATATGGTGCTGAAGTTATTTTGGCAGGGGAAGAATATGATGATGCCTATAATTATGCGAGAGAATTGCAGCAGAAAGAAGGATATGTGTTTATTCATCCGTTTAATGATGATGATGTTGTGGAAGGACAGGGAACAATTGCACTTGAAGTGTTAGAAGAATTACCTGATGCTGATATAATTCTTGTGCCACTTGGAGGTGGAGGACTAATTTCAGGAATTGCACTTGCGGCAAAACTGAAAAATCCTATGATAAAAATAATCGGTGTGGAGCCAGAAGGAGCAGCTTCGGCAATTGCAGCTCTAAAAAATGGAGATATTGTAGAACTGCCTGAAACAAATACGATTGCGGATGGAACGGCAGTTAGAAAAATTGGGGAATTGAACTTTGATTATATAAAAAATTATGTGGATGATATAATTACAATTTCAGATTATGAACTCATGGAATCGTTTCTTCTGTTAGTTGAAAAACATAAAATTGTTGCAGAAAATGCAGGAGTTCTTTCGGTTGCGGCACTTAGAAAAATTAATGAAAAAGGGAAAAAGATTGTATCAATTTTAAGTGGAGGAAATATTGATGTGCTGACTATTTCCTCTATGATAAATAAAGGGCTTATTGTAAGAGGTAGAATATTTAGATTTTCGGTTGACTTGCCTGATAAACCGGGACAGCTGGTTACTGTATCGCAAATCTTATCTGAACAAAATGCAAATGTTATAAGGCTTGATCATAATCAGTTTAAAAATCTTAATAGATTTCACGATGTGGAACTTCAGGTAACGGTGGAAACAAATGGTGAGGAGCATATTCAAAAAATAATAGAAGAATTTAACAAAAAAGGATATGTAGTTAAAAGATTGAATTCTCAGGAGATAGAATAG
- a CDS encoding alpha/beta hydrolase fold domain-containing protein → MGNGGESKVLNIELTQEKIKSIVNVTYSQPVSYFRKNIKLEMDILKPNREGKFPTVLFVTGGSFAHSYKENYLQQRIEIAKAGYVVASMEYRTIPDGVFPQSVEDVKSAIRFLKANADEYGIDKERIAIMGDSAGGYLVAMAGATNGTRDFDKGENLSENSDIKAVIDIYGVTDFGEVDFEIPDDIDEGYRAILLSVKFWLNDVRNDIKITNPISYISDKTPPFLLMHGDADTLVPPIHTEKLHKALIEKGIESTRYVVTGAGHSDEYWFQPEIVNIIIEFLNEKIKNV, encoded by the coding sequence ATGGGAAATGGTGGAGAAAGTAAAGTTTTAAATATTGAGCTGACACAAGAGAAGATAAAATCAATAGTGAATGTTACTTATTCACAGCCAGTCAGCTATTTTAGAAAAAATATAAAATTGGAAATGGATATTTTGAAACCAAATAGAGAAGGAAAGTTTCCAACAGTGCTGTTTGTAACAGGTGGCTCATTTGCACATAGCTACAAGGAAAATTATTTACAGCAAAGAATTGAAATCGCAAAGGCTGGTTATGTGGTTGCAAGCATGGAATATAGAACTATTCCTGATGGAGTATTTCCGCAAAGTGTGGAAGATGTAAAATCAGCAATCAGATTTTTGAAGGCTAATGCTGATGAATATGGAATAGATAAGGAAAGAATAGCTATAATGGGTGATTCTGCGGGAGGTTATCTAGTGGCAATGGCTGGAGCGACAAATGGGACAAGAGATTTTGACAAAGGTGAAAATTTATCTGAAAATAGCGATATAAAGGCAGTTATTGATATTTATGGAGTAACAGACTTTGGAGAAGTGGATTTTGAAATTCCAGATGATATTGATGAAGGTTACAGGGCAATATTATTATCAGTGAAATTTTGGCTAAATGATGTAAGAAATGATATAAAAATAACAAACCCAATATCATATATTTCCGACAAAACACCACCATTTCTATTGATGCACGGAGATGCAGACACTTTAGTCCCTCCAATCCATACAGAAAAACTTCATAAAGCATTAATTGAAAAAGGGATAGAATCAACAAGATATGTAGTAACTGGGGCAGGACATTCTGATGAATATTGGTTTCAGCCAGAAATTGTAAATATAATAATAGAGTTTTTAAATGAAAAAATAAAAAATGTCTAA
- the ilvD gene encoding dihydroxy-acid dehydratase: MTMKGKGRSNNLTRGEARAPHRSLLKGLGFTSEEMDRPIIGIANSFNEIIPGHVHLKNLVQAVKDGIRMAGGVPMEFNTIGICDGLAMNHIGMKFSLVTRNIIADSIEAVAMATPFDAIVFMPNCDKVVPGMLIAAARLNIPSIFVSGGAMLAGVYKGKKIGLSNVFEAVGEYEAGLITKRELNSVEEMACPTCGSCAGMYTANTMNCLTEALGLGLPGNGTVPAVFSERIRLAKKAGMQIMEVLKADVRPKDILTREAFENAVAMDMALGGSSNTALHLPAIAHEAGIKLTLEDFNEIAKITPQLCKLSPSGEHFIEDLYRAGGVTGVMKRLLENGRLHENTKTVALRTQGELAKEAFINDDDVIKPWDKPAYKTGGIAVLKGNLAPDGCVVKEGAVDPEMLQHTGPAKVFNSEEEAVEAIVGGKIVAGDVVIIRYEGPKGGPGMREMLSPTAMIAGMGLDKDVALITDGRFSGATRGASIGHVSPEAASGGNIAIVQDGDIIEIDIPSRTINIKISDEEIEARKAKLEPFKIEVKGYLKKYAMHVSSADRGAIEILD; the protein is encoded by the coding sequence ATGACAATGAAAGGAAAAGGAAGAAGTAACAACTTGACAAGAGGAGAGGCTAGAGCTCCACACAGATCGCTTTTGAAAGGGTTAGGATTTACAAGTGAGGAAATGGATCGTCCAATTATTGGGATTGCTAATTCATTTAATGAAATTATACCGGGGCATGTTCATTTGAAAAATTTGGTTCAGGCTGTGAAGGATGGTATAAGAATGGCTGGAGGAGTTCCAATGGAATTTAATACAATTGGAATTTGTGATGGACTTGCAATGAATCATATTGGGATGAAATTTTCACTGGTAACAAGAAACATAATCGCAGATTCGATTGAAGCAGTTGCAATGGCTACTCCGTTTGATGCGATTGTATTTATGCCAAACTGTGATAAGGTAGTGCCTGGAATGTTAATTGCGGCTGCAAGACTAAATATACCTTCAATATTTGTAAGTGGAGGAGCGATGCTTGCGGGAGTGTATAAAGGTAAGAAGATAGGTCTTAGTAATGTGTTTGAAGCAGTTGGAGAATATGAAGCTGGATTAATAACTAAAAGAGAACTTAATTCTGTTGAAGAAATGGCATGTCCGACTTGCGGATCTTGTGCAGGAATGTATACGGCAAATACAATGAACTGCCTAACAGAAGCACTTGGACTAGGGCTTCCAGGAAATGGAACTGTACCAGCGGTATTTTCAGAAAGGATACGGCTTGCTAAAAAAGCTGGGATGCAAATTATGGAAGTATTGAAAGCAGATGTTCGTCCAAAAGATATTTTGACAAGAGAAGCATTTGAAAATGCGGTTGCAATGGATATGGCTCTTGGTGGATCATCAAATACAGCTCTACACTTGCCAGCGATAGCACATGAAGCAGGAATAAAATTGACATTGGAGGATTTTAATGAAATTGCAAAAATAACTCCGCAATTGTGTAAATTATCGCCATCTGGTGAACATTTTATAGAAGACTTGTATAGAGCAGGTGGAGTAACAGGAGTCATGAAAAGACTGCTTGAAAATGGAAGATTGCATGAAAATACAAAAACTGTAGCATTGCGTACTCAAGGAGAACTTGCAAAAGAAGCATTTATAAATGATGATGATGTAATCAAGCCTTGGGATAAGCCAGCCTACAAAACTGGTGGAATTGCAGTATTAAAAGGAAATTTGGCACCAGACGGCTGTGTTGTTAAAGAAGGAGCAGTAGATCCAGAAATGTTACAGCATACAGGGCCAGCAAAAGTATTTAATAGTGAGGAAGAAGCTGTAGAAGCAATTGTTGGTGGAAAAATCGTAGCAGGAGATGTTGTAATTATTAGATATGAAGGACCAAAAGGTGGACCTGGAATGAGAGAAATGTTATCACCAACTGCGATGATTGCTGGAATGGGACTTGATAAAGATGTTGCATTGATTACAGATGGAAGATTTTCAGGAGCGACAAGAGGAGCTTCAATTGGACATGTTTCGCCAGAGGCCGCTTCGGGTGGAAATATTGCTATAGTTCAAGATGGAGATATTATTGAAATTGATATTCCAAGCAGAACAATAAATATAAAAATTTCGGATGAAGAAATTGAAGCAAGAAAAGCTAAATTGGAGCCATTCAAAATTGAAGTAAAAGGGTATTTGAAAAAATATGCAATGCACGTGTCTTCTGCAGATAGAGGGGCTATTGAAATATTGGATTAA
- a CDS encoding tetratricopeptide repeat protein, translated as MKKYLILLLVIINLGLGVQSFSAMTKEEKIKLEKQIQEAYDKNDEKKALLLVAKYVKEFPNNADYLNKLGVLYDNKDDHIEAEKWYLKAIDNGSFIAISNLANLYIEKKEYEKSIKYYKEYQKVADNTENYFWIAAAYAELEDYKNAKEWYLKSVKFEKDGSPENRLGLIFDNEGNQKEAIKWYNASIQKGNLWAYDNLAVLYLNLGDYDAAEKLVRKGLGLVKSPDDKDIKKEFEETLEMIKKAR; from the coding sequence ATGAAGAAATATTTAATTTTATTATTAGTGATTATAAACTTAGGTTTAGGGGTTCAGAGTTTTTCAGCAATGACAAAGGAGGAGAAAATAAAGCTGGAAAAACAAATACAGGAGGCATATGATAAAAATGATGAAAAGAAGGCATTACTATTGGTTGCAAAATATGTGAAGGAATTTCCAAATAATGCTGATTATTTAAATAAACTAGGAGTTTTATATGATAATAAAGATGATCATATAGAAGCTGAGAAATGGTATTTAAAGGCTATAGATAATGGAAGTTTTATTGCGATTTCAAACTTAGCAAATTTGTATATTGAAAAAAAAGAATATGAAAAATCAATAAAATATTACAAAGAATATCAGAAAGTAGCAGATAATACAGAAAATTATTTTTGGATTGCGGCGGCATATGCTGAGTTAGAGGATTATAAGAATGCAAAAGAATGGTATTTAAAATCGGTAAAATTTGAAAAAGATGGATCGCCAGAAAATAGGCTAGGACTAATTTTTGATAATGAAGGAAATCAAAAAGAGGCAATAAAATGGTATAATGCATCTATTCAAAAGGGTAATTTATGGGCATATGATAATTTAGCAGTCTTGTATTTAAACTTAGGAGATTATGACGCTGCTGAAAAATTAGTACGAAAAGGATTAGGACTGGTTAAAAGTCCAGATGATAAGGATATAAAAAAAGAATTTGAGGAAACACTTGAAATGATTAAGAAAGCAAGATAA
- a CDS encoding tetratricopeptide repeat protein — translation MKKLLVFVVILTSLIFGVQGFSQMNSKEFEKVMEKVSEEYDKGNRLKAISMLKEDIQKNPTNVVLKAVLGMLYDDMGKKNESEKELNEAIEMQKKYPFIADDGKKYDIRLLTGIVYMGMEEYEKALKWLSKIDNKNLESGDEINFIMGSLNYKLKNPEEAKKYFLKYYNKDAEGDSENILGMIYHDEGNQKEAMKWYLKAIEKNNLDAKINLGVLYAELGDNTKSLQLLRKALSEARKIKDTEKIKVIQESIREIESNN, via the coding sequence ATGAAGAAATTATTAGTTTTTGTGGTAATTCTAACTAGTTTAATTTTTGGAGTGCAGGGATTTTCACAAATGAATTCTAAGGAATTTGAAAAAGTGATGGAGAAAGTGTCGGAAGAATATGATAAAGGAAATAGACTGAAGGCAATATCAATGTTAAAAGAAGATATACAAAAAAATCCAACTAATGTTGTATTAAAAGCTGTATTGGGAATGTTGTATGATGACATGGGCAAAAAGAATGAAAGTGAAAAAGAATTAAATGAAGCGATAGAGATGCAGAAAAAATATCCTTTTATAGCAGATGATGGGAAGAAATATGATATAAGGCTATTAACAGGGATAGTTTATATGGGAATGGAAGAATATGAAAAAGCATTAAAGTGGCTTAGCAAAATCGATAATAAAAATCTTGAAAGCGGGGATGAGATAAATTTTATAATGGGCTCTTTAAATTATAAATTGAAAAATCCGGAAGAAGCAAAGAAATATTTTTTGAAATATTATAATAAAGATGCAGAAGGAGATTCAGAAAATATTTTGGGAATGATTTACCATGACGAAGGAAATCAGAAAGAAGCAATGAAATGGTATCTGAAGGCAATTGAGAAAAATAATTTAGATGCAAAAATAAATTTAGGAGTACTTTATGCTGAATTGGGAGATAATACAAAATCATTACAATTGCTTAGAAAGGCGTTGAGTGAGGCTAGAAAAATAAAAGATACAGAAAAGATAAAAGTTATACAGGAATCTATTAGAGAAATTGAAAGCAATAATTAA
- a CDS encoding bifunctional folylpolyglutamate synthase/dihydrofolate synthase has protein sequence MKIDEILEKIFNTRTINKRITNESLNQNNEKLKKIYELLGEPCKNKKIIHIAGTNGKGSTATFLEGIFFAAGYSVAKFTSPHILQFNERILVDKEMIFDEDVVKYYEVVMDILEKNSLQINFFEITTFMALLYFKAKNPDFIFLETGLGGRYDATNVVNSAIAAITNVSFDHISLLGNSLEKIADRKAGIIKDGQLCIYAQNLAELENAVKKKTDNSVNVLKKYENLQVELDTQNYKTIIKILKSENLDESENIEDKKNKHNLEKIFKLPLFGKFQANNFLIAYEIAKIYSISDEVIQKGLDEISLAGRFEIFSKNPATILDVAHNDDSVRVLVENLNELFKNDEVIFILSILGTKDIANIFEKILEKNYKIFITSLKDVTYGLSANEIKKNLENANILTNNIIFEDNILDAYNQVKEMVLEKNSRYKAIVVCGSFYEIAKFKKLFLK, from the coding sequence ATGAAAATAGATGAGATTTTAGAAAAAATTTTTAATACGAGAACGATTAATAAGAGGATAACTAATGAATCTTTAAATCAAAATAATGAAAAACTGAAAAAAATTTATGAGTTGCTGGGAGAGCCGTGTAAAAATAAGAAGATTATTCATATTGCAGGAACGAATGGGAAAGGTTCGACAGCTACATTTTTAGAGGGTATTTTTTTTGCAGCGGGATATTCTGTTGCAAAGTTTACTTCGCCACATATTTTACAGTTTAATGAGAGAATTTTGGTGGATAAAGAGATGATTTTTGATGAGGATGTTGTGAAGTATTATGAAGTTGTTATGGATATTTTGGAAAAAAATTCGTTGCAGATAAATTTTTTTGAGATAACAACTTTTATGGCTTTGCTTTATTTTAAGGCAAAAAATCCTGACTTTATATTTCTGGAAACTGGTCTTGGCGGAAGATATGACGCTACAAATGTTGTAAATTCGGCAATTGCGGCTATAACAAATGTGAGTTTTGATCACATCAGTCTTTTGGGAAATTCGCTTGAGAAAATTGCAGACAGAAAAGCTGGGATTATAAAAGATGGACAGCTGTGCATTTATGCTCAGAATTTGGCTGAATTGGAGAATGCGGTAAAAAAGAAAACTGATAATTCGGTAAATGTCTTGAAAAAGTATGAAAATTTGCAAGTCGAGCTGGATACACAAAATTATAAGACAATTATAAAGATTTTGAAAAGTGAAAATTTAGATGAATCTGAAAATATTGAAGATAAAAAAAATAAACATAATTTGGAAAAAATATTTAAATTGCCACTTTTTGGAAAATTTCAGGCAAATAATTTTTTGATTGCTTACGAAATTGCTAAAATTTATAGTATCAGCGATGAAGTTATTCAGAAAGGACTTGATGAAATTTCCCTGGCTGGGCGGTTTGAGATTTTTTCAAAAAATCCAGCTACAATTCTGGATGTGGCTCATAATGATGATTCTGTACGAGTTCTTGTAGAAAATTTGAATGAACTTTTTAAAAACGATGAAGTGATTTTTATTCTTTCGATACTTGGAACAAAGGATATTGCAAATATTTTTGAGAAAATTTTGGAAAAAAATTACAAAATTTTTATAACTTCTCTAAAAGACGTTACTTACGGACTTTCTGCCAATGAAATAAAGAAAAATCTGGAAAATGCAAATATTTTGACAAATAATATTATTTTTGAAGACAATATTTTAGATGCCTATAATCAGGTAAAAGAAATGGTTTTGGAAAAGAATAGTCGGTATAAGGCGATAGTGGTTTGTGGCTCTTTTTATGAAATTGCGAAATTTAAGAAGTTATTTTTGAAATAG